A single genomic interval of Capricornis sumatraensis isolate serow.1 chromosome 11, serow.2, whole genome shotgun sequence harbors:
- the LOC138088737 gene encoding testis-specific serine/threonine-protein kinase 5-like, with translation MKAASRQKLDQRAFLEQVHECRDNGYLLSSKKIGSGAFSKVYLAYATQERMRHNCKLASDLRGKRHTMVAIKIVSTAEAPAEFFCKFLPREISSLNATYKHLNVVQLYETFANSQRTYLVLELATRGNLLEHINAMSAHHRCPGLEEEEARRLLWQLVSAVAHCHNLGIVHRDLKCENILLDDRGCLKLSDFGFANWSGLKNSLLSTFCGSVAYTAPEIHMSKKYNGKQADLWSLGVTLYAMVTGKLPFKECQPHRMLYLMRRGPTFRPGLSPECQDLIRGLLQLHPRARLGLQQVATHHWMLPAAHALFCTTLCAIPEKTEKPQLRTSLDNVKPNADSDPPRSLLQLWRPQLQGTSHESASVPAPEPPGACSRQGADSAGLELWSTETAGRTPCQPSAWRHLSESEVWASPG, from the exons ATGAAGGCTGCCAGCAGGCAGAAGCTGGACCAGAGAGCATTTCTGGAGCAGGTGCATGAATGCAGGGACAATGGCTACCTGCTGTCCTCCAAGAAGATTGGTTCTGGGGCCTTCTCCAAAGTCTACCTGGCCTACGCCACGCAGGAGCGCATGCGGCACAACTGCAAGCTGGCCTCTGACCTGCGGGGCAAGCGCCACACCATG GTAGCTATCAAGATCGTCTCCACTGCGGAGGCCCCTGCAGAGTTCTTCTGCAAGTTCCTGCCCCGTGAGATTTCATCACTCAATGCTACCTACAAGCACCTGAACGTG GTGCAGCTGTATGAGACCTTCGCGAACAGCCAGCGCACCTACTTGGTATTGGAGCTGGCGACCCGCGGCAACCTGCTGGAGCACATCAATGCCATGTCTGCTCACCACCGCTGCCCGggactggaggaggaggaggcccgcAGGCTGTTGTGGCAGCTCGTCAGTGCCGTGGCGCACTGCCACAACTTAGGCATCGTGCACCG GGACTTGAAGTGTGAGAACATCCTGCTAGATGACAGAGGCTGCCTAAAGCTGAGTG ACTTTGGCTTTGCCAATTGGTCCGGGCTCAAGAACTCATTGCTGAGCACCTTCTGCGGGTCTGTGGCCTACACAGCCCCAGAGATCCACATGAGCAAGAAGTACAACGGGAAGCAGGCCGACCTATGGAGCCT AGGTGTCACCCTCTATGCCATGGTGACTGGGAAGCTGCCCTTCAAGGAGTGCCAGCCCCACCGAATGCTGTACCTGATGCGCCGGGGCCCCACCTTCCGGCCGGGCCTGTCCCCAG AGTGCCAGGACCTGATCCGAGGCCTACTCCAGCTGCACCCACGAGCTCGCCTGGGCCTGCAGCAGGTGGCCACCCACCACTGGATGCTGCCTGCTGCACACGCGCTCTTCTGTACCACACTCTGTGCTATACCAG AAAAAACAGAGAAGCCCCAGCTCCGAACATCACTGGACAATGTGAAGCCCAACGCGGACTCTGATCCCCCAAGGTCGCTCCTGCAACTGTGGCGGCCCCAGCTACAGGGCACCTCTCATGAGAGTGCCTCTGTTCCGGCGCCTGAGCCCCCAGGGGCTTGCTCGAGACAAGGTGCAGACTCTGCCGGGCTTGAGCTCTGGAGCACGGAGACGGCCGGTCGCACG CCCTGCCAGCCCTCCGCCTGGAGACACCTGAGCGAGTCAGAGGTCTGGGCCAGCCCTGGCTGA
- the HGH1 gene encoding protein HGH1 homolog, with amino-acid sequence MSETSPKVEAAKLLPFLALGERADLQAAAAQHVLALTGSGPGRTLLAGQAALLRALVELAVAPPPAPARDAARALVNLAADPGLHKPLLAAEPRLPVRLLGCALDPHWPWAEEAAAVLANLSREPVPCAVLTEALAATEPGESGLERLVRALCTPGYNARAPLHYLGPVLSNLSQRPATRAFLLDRNRCVVQRLLTLTQYPDSSVRRGGVVGTLRNCCFEHRHHEWLLGPEVDILPFLLLPLAGPEDFSEEEMERLPVDLQYLPPDKQREPDADIRKMLIETIMLLTATAPGRKQMRDQGAYLILRELHSWEPEPDVRVTCEKLIQVLIGDEPERGLENLLEVQVPEEVERQLQQQDHQEREQCEREQQELELGPGPQAEEGAST; translated from the exons ATGTCGGAGACCAGCCCGAAGGTGGAGGCGGCGAAGCTGCTGCCTTTCCTGGCGCTCGGGGAGCGGGCTGACCTGCAGGCGGCGGCGGCGCAGCATGTGCTGGCGCTGACTGGCTCGGGGCCGGGGCGCACGCTGCTGGCCGGCCAGGCGGCACTGCTGCGGGCGCTGGTCGAGCTGGCGGTGGCCCCTCCTCCCGCCCCAGCCCGAGACGCCGCTCGCGCGCTAGTCAACCTGGCTGCCGACCCCGGCCTGCACAAGCCGCTGCTGGCGGCCGAGCCCAGACTGCCTGTCCGCCTGCTGGGCTGCGCGTTGGACCCACACTGGCCCTGGGCCGAGGAAGCGGCCGCCGTGCTGGCTAACCTCAGCCGCGAGCCGGTGCCGTGCGCTGTGCTGACAGAGGCTCTGGCGGCCACAGAACCGGGAGAGTCGGGCCTGGAGCGGCTGGTGCGCGCGCTGTGCACTCCGGGCTACAACGCTCGCGCGCCCTTGCACTACTTGGGACCAGTGCTCTCCAACCTCAGCCAACGTCCCGCGACCCGCGCTTTTCTGCTGGATCGCAACAG GTGCGTGGTCCAGCGGCTGCTGACCCTTACCCAATACCCGGACTCCTCGGTGCGCAGGGGCGGGGTGGTGGGAACACTGCGAAATTGCTGCTTCGAGCACC GACATCATGAATGGTTGCTTGGGCCCGAGGTGGACATTCTCCCCTTCTTGCTACTGCCCCTGGCTGGGCCTGAAGACTTCTCTGAGGAAGAGATGGAGC GGCTGCCCGTTGATCTGCAGTACCTGCCACCAGACAAGCAGCGAGAGCCTGACGCTGACATCCGCAAGATGCTAATTGAGACCATCATGCTG CTGACAGCCACGGCACCTGGTCGGAAGCAGATGAGGGACCAGGGAGCCTACTTGATCCTGCGAGAGCTGCACAGCTGGGAGCCTGAGCCTGATGTGCGGGTGACTTGTGAGAAACTCATCCAG GTACTTATTGGGGACGAGCCAGAGCGCGGCCTGGAGAACCTGCTGGAGGTGCAGGTGCCTGAGGAGGTTGAgcggcagctgcagcagcaggatCACCAGGAGCGGGAGCAGTGTGAGCGGGAGCAGCAGGAGCTGGAGCTGGGCCCAGGGCCACAAGCAGAGGAAGGTGCATCCACGTGA
- the WDR97 gene encoding LOW QUALITY PROTEIN: WD repeat-containing protein 97 (The sequence of the model RefSeq protein was modified relative to this genomic sequence to represent the inferred CDS: substituted 1 base at 1 genomic stop codon): MESEVLDASNPFIVEGDHLILDQDPYETDIYEVPDPGFLKEERESSFSERAPQLITNNSRWQNMALSARARQLWLLLRTGLRTFVEKEKQAELHVARLTHGLEPLRHLEVAAGLCSVAQDPVGRRFVVLDGAGRLHLHREDGWAQEKLLAPVELTGLVAVLGPLGTVGRFVGWGPVGLAILKSDLSLLWLSKPGKHGVPGREPICCLPVPDPGLLLVAEAGGSLVLWKFRSGGRCLVPLGSPLQLPPSISGSLARLALGPRPPHHDPCCFAAYGSAVLTFDLQTWALIDVRRNLHKTTIFDLAYCKEVETMVTASRDSTVKVWEADWQIRMVFVGHRGPVTAVAVLPNTALVLSASQDGTLRTWDLQAAAQVGEVALTCWGRGVPSESVSCLLAPAGPGWPVLSLGARSVGLWRARELYSPLAQLSAPVLHLQLAPALPKPTAPHAALPARLVCACADGSVYLVSVTGGHTVSALLLEPEDCAAAVAYCLPREALWVLTRAGHLLCANAARSPMRVLHRLCPPPPPAPQPCCLHLYSHLTDPASAFTNWEIVCQYKGELCRSDVAWAWKDKNRYLPVVGHTDGTLSVLELRSSKTVFRTEAHSPGPVTAIASTWNSIVSSGGDLTVKMWRVFPYAEESLSPLRTFCCCHPAVVLCALGKRVTVGFEDLNSATYGLVQFGLGSSPRYDHRPQDDPTDHITGLCCCPTLKLYACSSLDCTIRIWTAENKLLRLLHLNGAPQALTFCSNNGDLVLALGSRLCLVDHRLYLPTSYLLKKLCQEDPDGVNDPPLPLTSQESLTAAQLQRLANLRGVASLRPQDLEVLVARNQDLQQLRLGLENPAARRQLTWQQRQQAFDNYLHLIYGPGMLVSMGPPWTSLCPGPLTCLCALSPPRVWILKQSPSSSGDVGTLGRRFARLPRVPLPLPPTYRRVHSRASQLLARSSLSCELGLGLDLQLQWDRLSEKPLAWDLPPPDLGQSRTSLLLQRRPQELLSNLSGFFPATIHPYKYWRWPIRFPGCVPNSVVLQQMWPPEEVSGLGALRGFSGSRESKQRGDQEDLWLLRGIRRRRTKKQQKLIQWLRDEEDEDEEELELDWGSESPSSPHRLPSDPLLVPMRLRAQSAKDPILSLKGTREDTTRTETYLHHPQFHHAQLLWEQRYGHLPKFLQFFVEQNWFKKLFPIFTLQAYPEMGTVEGLASAFMDLLEEASWADRVHVLRALLRLLPDLSREFCSRLQGTLLHLLNLEQPPSLQDPVQKQFVMLALQLLLACSLESREVVLELMSYFLYSPAPCRPELRKLLDGLGLQDPQGFLFKEMMTWVQGPDPESKATLRRRCCQKLEEMIQQLQVWVGQVGAGLGSLPMEPLVFSPGFPQVRGGGGGNQVRPAGSSPYSHSVPPPSSPTLSLSPRIFLYLPRRRGRWGLCLGPWCTLPXLSLLQKETLQLSVAKLSEVLPKVSEASGLHPPSKEALSQISMLSGAAGHVSVTSSNISQTPSLVVSLGVSDLTTLEPQAQQTLAQLHFAQTQRALSETLTRFCLQPDVLRSSAPAILPHEMPPREMPPHEMLPLAQMVLVWSQSKMLDLGPIDALNFFCEQQRIRQQGPLPEEPYSPPPGPALSPQVCGMVVPQSPDPRHNRILRLQEARVQRPPMRLRGRMLSRLWVDRSLDSTIRILKLPLPRVELRPFPPNWPRSARPLPPRLLQPALQRYFLPDDTDPDNYR; encoded by the exons ATGGAGTCGGAAGTGTTGGATGCAAGCAACCCCTTTATAGTAGAAGGCGACCACCTGATTCTAGACCAAGACCCATATGAGACCGACATCTATGAAGTCCCGGACCCGGGGTTCCTCAAGGAAGAGAGGG AGTCGTCATTTTCGGAGCGGGCCCCACAGCTTATTACCAACAACTCGCGGTGGCAGAACATGGCTCTGAGTGCCCGTGCCCGCCAGCTGTGGCTGCTTCTGCGTACAGGCCTCCGGACCTTTGTGGAAAAG GAAAAGCAAGCTGAGCTGCATGTGGCGCGCTTGACGCACGGGCTGGAACCCCTGCGGCACCTGGAGGTGGCAGCCGGGCTGTGTTCGGTGGCACAGGACCCCGTGGGCAGACGCTTCGTGGTGCTGGACGGTGCAGGCCGCCTGCACCTGCACAGAGAGGATGGCTGGGCACAAGAGAAGCTGCTGGCTCCAGTTGAACTTACAGGGCTAGTGGCGGTGCTGGGCCCTCTGGGCACTGTGGGCCGCTTTGTGGGCTGGGGCCCAGTGGGGCTGGCCATACTAAAGTCCGACCTTAGCCTACTGTGGCTGAGTAAGCCAGGGAAGCACGGGGTGCCAGGCCGCGAGCCCATCTGCTGCCTGCCGGTGCCAGATCCTGGGCTGCTGCTGGTGGCGGAGGCAGGCGGAAGCCTGGTGCTCTGGAAGTTCCGTTCAGGGGGCCGCTGCCTGGTTCCGCTAGGGTCACCTCTTCAGCTACCGCCAAGCATCTCGGGTTCGCTTGCCCGTCTGGCTCTGGGGCCTCGGCCTCCCCATCATGACCCATGCTGCTTCGCAGCCTATGGCTCAGCCGTGCTCACCTTTGATCTGCAAACCTGGGCTCTGATAGATGTGCGTCGGAATCTGCACAAAAC CACCATCTTCGACCTGGCGTACTGTAAAGAGGTAGAGACTATGGTGACAGCTTCCCGGGACAGCACGGTGAAAGTGTGGGAGGCTGACTGGCAGATCCGGATGGTGTTCGTGGGACACAGAG GCCCGGTGACCGCGGTGGCCGTGCTCCCAAACACAGCCCTGGTGTTGTCGGCTTCACAGGACGGGACGCTGCGCACGTGGGACCTGCAGGCAGCGGCTCAGGTGGGTGAGGTGGCGCTCACCTGCTGGGGCCGCGGCGTGCCATCGGAGAGTGTGAGCTGTCTGCTGGCCCCCGCAGGCCCGGGCTGGCCCGTGCTCTCCTTGGGGGCCCGCAGTGTGGGGCTGTGGCGTGCGCGGGAGCTCTACTCGCCGTTGGCGCAGCTGTCTGCGCCGGTGCTCCACCTGCAGTTGGCGCCGGCGCTGCCCAAGCCCACCGCCCCGCACGCGGCGCTGCCCGCCCGCCTCGTGTGCGCCTGCGCCGACGGCTCAGTGTACCTGGTGTCGGTCACTGGCGGACACACCGTGAGCGCGCTTCTGCTGGAGCCCGAGGACTGCGCGGCCGCCGTGGCCTACTGCCTGCCTCGTGAGGCGCTGTGGGTGCTGACACGCGCCggacacctgctgtgtgccaatgCAGCACGCTCCCCAATGCGGGTGCTGCACCGCCTGTGCCCaccgccgccgcccgcgccccaGCCCTGCTGCCTGCACCTCTACAGCCACCTCACGGACCCCGCCAGCGCGTTCACCAACTGGGAGATAGTGTGCCAGTACAAGGGCGAGCTGTGCCGCAGCGATGTGGCCTGGGCCTGGAAGGACAAGAACCG GTACCTGCCCGTGGTGGGGCACACTGACGGCACCTTGTCCGTACTCGAGTTGCGCTCCTCCAAGACAGTCTTCCGAACGGAGGCACACAGCCCGGGCCCTGTCACTGCCATCGCGTCCACCTGGAACAGCATCGTGTCCTCTG GGGGAGACCTGACTGTGAAGATGTGGCGCGTCTTCCCTTACGCCGAGGAGAGCCTGAGCCCCCTGCGCACCTTCTGCTGCTGCCACCCTGCAGTGGTGCTCTGCGCCCTTGGCAAGCGCGTCACGGTGGGCTTCGAGGACCTGAACAGCGCCACCTATGGCCTGGTGCAGTTTGGCCTGGGCAGCAGCCCTCGCTATGATCACCGGCCCCAGGATGACCCCACGGACCACATCACCG GCCTGTGCTGCTGTCCCACGCTCAAGCTGTATGCCTGTTCCAGCCTGGACTGCACCATCCGCATCTGGACAGCGGAGAACAAGCTGCTgcg GCTCCTACATCTGAACGGTGCCCCTCAGGCCCTAACCTTCTGCAGCAACAATGGGGACCTTGTCCTGGCACTGGGCTCCCGCCTCTGCCTGGTGGACCACAGACTCTACCTGCCTACATCTTACCTACTTAAG AAGCTGTGCCAAGAGGACCCTGATGGGGTGAATGATCCTCCACTGCCGCTGACCAGCCAGGAGTCACTGACCGCAGCCCAGCTACAGAGGCTTGCCAACCTGCGTGGGGTGGCCAGCCTCAG ACCCCAGGACTTGGAAGTCCTGGTTGCCCGGAACCAAGACCTTCAGCAATTGAGACTGGGGCTGGAGAACCCAGCAGCCCGGCGCCAGCTGACTTGGCAGCAGCGCCAGCAGGCCTTTGATAACTACCTACATCTGATCTACGGCCCAGGCATGCTGGTGAGCATGGGGCCTCCCTGGACCTCGCTGTGCCCTGGGCCTCTGACCTGCCTGTGTGCCCTGTCCCCCCCCAGGGTCTGGATTCTGAAGCAGAGCCCCAGCAGCAGTGGG GACGTGGGGACCCTGGGCAGGCGCTTTGCCCGCCTGCCCCGAGTCCCCTTGCCTCTCCCACCCACCTACCGGAGGGTGCACAGCAGAGCATCCCAG CTACTGGCCCGCTCCTCCCTGAGCTGCGAGCTGGGCCTTGGTCTGGACCTGCAGCTGCAGTGGGACCGGCTCAGCGAGAAGCCTCTGGCCTGGGATCTACCACCTCCCGACCTGGGGCAGAGCAGG ACCTCCCTGCTGCTGCAGAGGCGGCCCCAAGAGCTTCTCTCCAACCTCAGCGGCTTCTTCCCTGCCACCATCCATCCTTACAAG TACTGGCGGTGGCCCATCCGCTTCCCGGGCTGCGTGCCCAACTCGGTGGTGCTGCAGCAGATGTGGCCACCTGAGGAGGTCAGCGGCCTCGGAGCCCTCCGCGGGTTCTCAGGCAGCCGCGAGAGCAAG CAACGTGGGGACCAGGAGGACCTGTGGCTGTTGCGGGGCATCAGGCGGCGCCGCACCAAGAAGCAGCAGAAGCTGATCCAGTGGCTGAGGGATGAGGAGGACGAGGACGAGGAGGAGCTCGAACTGGACTGGGGCTCGGAGTCCCCGAGTTCCCCGCACAGGCTGCCCTCTGACCCGCTGCTGGTGCCCATGAGGCTGCGGGCGCAG AGTGCCAAGGACCCTATCCTGAGCCTCAAGGGCACCCGTGAGGACACCACCAGGACCGAGACCTACCTTCACCACCCCCAGTTCCACCACGCACAGTTGCTCTGGGAGCAGCGCTATGGGCATCTGCCAAAGTTCCTGCAGTTCTTCGTTGAGCAAAACTGGTTTAAAAAGCTGTTCCCCATCTTCACCCTGCAG GCCTACCCCGAGATGGGCACGGTGGAGGGCCTGGCCTCGGCGTTCATGGACCTGCTGGAGGAGGCCTCCTGGGCCGACCGCGTGCATGTACTGCGCgcgctgctgcggctgctgccgGACCTCAGCAGGGAGTTCTGTAGCCGGCTGCAGGGCACTCTCCTGCACTTGCTCAACCTGGAGCAGCCCCCCAGCCTGCAG GACCCGGTCCAGAAGCAGTTTGTGATGCTGGCGCTGCAGCTGCTCCTGGCGTGCTCCCTGGAGTCCCGCGAGGTGGTGCTGGAGCTGATGTCCTACTTCCTCTACTCGCCAGCCCCCTGCCG GCCGGAGCTCAGGAAACTGCTGGACGGACTCGGCCTTCAGGACCCGCAGGGCTTCCTGTTCAAGGAAATGATGACCTGGGTCCAGGGCCCAGACCCCGAGTCCAAGGCCACACTGCGCAGGCGCTGCTGCCAGAAGCTGGAGGAAATGATACAGCAGCTGCAGGTCTGGGTGGGCcaggtgggggcagggctgggcagccTGCCCATGGAGCCTCTTGTCTTCTCCCCAGGCTTTCCCCAAGTCCGGGGGGGCGGAGGAGGGAACCAGGTGAGGCCAGCGGGCTCCTCTCCCTACTCCCACTCTGTGCCTCCTCCGTCCTCCCCTACCCTGTCCCTGTCTCCCAGGATCTTCCTGTACCtccccaggaggaggggaaggtgggGTCTCTGCCTTGGACCCTGGTGCACCCTCCCCTAGCTGTCTCTCCTGCAGAAGGAGACCTTGCAGCTGTCTGTAGCCAAGTTGTCAGAGGTGCTGCCCAAGGTCTCAGAGGCCTCAGGACTTCACCCCCCTTCTAAAGAGGCCCTGTCGCAGATCTCGATGCTCTCTGGGGCAGCTGGTCACGTCTCTGTGACGTCCTCCAACATCTCCCAGACACCCTCTCTGGTGGTCTCACTGGGGGTATCAGACTTGACCACCCTGGAGCCCCAGGCCCAGCAGACACTGGCACAGCTGCACTTTGCGCAGACCCAACGTGCGCTGTCAGAGACCCTGACGCGCTTCTGCCTCCAGCCTGATGTCTTGCGGTCCTCTGCACCTGCCATACTGCCCCATGAGATGCCGCCGCGTGAGATGCCGCCCCATGAGATGCTGCCCCTGGCGCAGATGGTCTTGGTCTGGTCACAGTCCAAAATGCTGGACCTGGGGCCCATTGATGCACTCAACTTCTTTTGTGAGCAGCAGCGCATTCGGCAGCAGGGGCCCCTGCCCGAGGAGCCCTATagcccacccccaggccctgccctgtcCCCGCAGGTCTGTGGCATGGTGGTTCCACAGTCCCCGGATCCCCG GCACAACCGCATCCTCCGGCTTCAGGAGGCCAGGGTCCAGAGGCCTCCCATGAGACTGAGGG GCCGAATGCTGTCCCGGCTCTGGGTGGACCGCTCCCTGGACAGCACCATCCGCATACTGAAGCTGCCACTGCCTCGGGTGGAACTGCGGCCTTTCCCCCCAAACTGGCCCAGGTCTGCCCGTCCGCTGCCCCCTCGGCTCCTGCAGCCTGCCCTGCAGCGCTACTTTCTGCCAGATGACACCGACCCTGACAACTACCGCTGA
- the MAF1 gene encoding repressor of RNA polymerase III transcription MAF1 homolog — translation MKLLENSSFEAINSQLTVETGDAHIIGRIESYSCKMAGDDKHMFKQFCQEGQPHVLEALSPPQTSGLSPSRLSKSQGGEDEGPLSDKCSRKTLFYLIATLNESFRPDYDFSTARSHEFSREPSLSWVVNAVNCSLFSAVREDFKALKPQLWNAVDEEICLAECDIYSYNPDLDSDPFGEDGSLWSFNYFFYNKRLKRIVFFSCRSISGSTYTPSEAGNELDMELGEEEEEEEEESGGGGSEGGPEESGTMEEDRVPVICM, via the exons ATGAAGCTGCTGGAGAACTCCAGCTTCGAGGCCATCAACTCGCAGCTGACCGTGGAGACGGGAGATGCACACATCATTGGCAG GATTGAGAGCTACTCGTGTAAGATGGCGGGTGACGACAAGCACATGTTCAAGCAGTTCTGCCAGGAGGGCCAGCCACACGTGCTGGAGGCTCTGTCCCCACCCCAGACCTCGGGCCTCAGCCCCAGCAG ACTGAGTAAGAGCCAAGGTGGCGAGGATGAGGGCCCCCTCAGCGACAAGTGCAGCCGCAAGACCCTCTTCTACCTGATTGCTACGCTCAATGAGTCCTTCCGGCCGGACTACGACTTCAGCACTGCCCGCAGCCATGAGTTCAGCCGGGAGCCCAGCCTCAGCTGG GTGGTGAACGCGGTCAACTGCAGCCTGTTCTCAGCTGTCCGGGAGGACTTCAAGGCCCTGAAGCCACAACTGTGGAACGCGGTGGATGAGGAGATCTGCCTGGCTGAATGCGACATCTACAG ctaCAACCCAGACTTGGACTCAGACCCTTTTGGGGAAGATGGCAGCCTCTGGTCCTTCAATTACTTCTTCTACAACAAGCGGCTGAAACGGATTGTTTTCTTCAGCTGCCGCTCTATCAG TGGATCCACCTACACTCCCTCGGAGGCAGGCaacgaactggacatggagctcggggaggaagaagaggaggaggaggaagagagtggAGGTGGAGGTAGCGAGGGGGGGCCTGAGGAGTCTGGAACCATGGAAGAGGACAG GGTCCCGGTGATCTGTATGTGA